The proteins below are encoded in one region of Drosophila santomea strain STO CAGO 1482 chromosome 3R, Prin_Dsan_1.1, whole genome shotgun sequence:
- the LOC120453560 gene encoding uncharacterized protein LOC120453560: MDAARIGEDMNKSEATAHHMVHSSRSHRASMNIHDQNGFGLVLFNLRLRWLGRQLHMAASFYSHHHLHHHHHHGAGRRPIRAAKKPGGMGSLCSTSASNATSTHPFPINCHRLSAYGKLRLVGKMYDQLAAGSNACYEFYSKLQACNFNCNSISISLPSCIIHGRARCRC, translated from the exons ATGGACGCGGCCCGGATCGGCGAAGATATGAATAAAAGTGAAGCGACCGCCCACCACATGGTGCACAGTAGCAGATCCCACAGAGCATCCATGAACATCCATGACCAAAACGG ATTTGGTCTTGTCTTGTTCAACCTGCGGCTGAGATGGCTGGGAAGACAACTTCATATGGCCGCCTCGTTTTATTcacatcatcatcttcatcatcatcatcatcatggcGCAGGGAGGCGGCCAATCAGAGCAGCTAAGAAACCAGGTGGGATGGGGTCTCTTTGCAGCACCAGTGCCAGCAATGCCACCAGCACCCACCCGTTTCCCATCAACTGTCATCGTTTGTCAGCTTATGGAAAACTCAGGCTCGTTGGCAAGATGTATGACCAGTTGGCCGCCGGCTCAAACGCATGCTACGAGTTCTACTCGAAACTTCAAGCTTGCAACTTCAACTgcaactccatctccatttcccTGCCCTCATGCATAATTCATGGCAGAGCAAGATGTCGATGTTGA